Proteins co-encoded in one Stomoxys calcitrans chromosome 5, idStoCalc2.1, whole genome shotgun sequence genomic window:
- the LOC106086366 gene encoding uncharacterized protein LOC106086366, protein MLSRVLIVFLIAYVAILEGSPPVAASERGKSSDLVNHEELQSQIITIERLEALLRKAGEIFKPHLGAAHYTEDLPSAESQQVAVPLQFLQPPNQPYNFYLPLFEYDESTDDHTQKLDDKNRHMEKFTPPPKPKDGAVADNFYDVKPRKSPKKFNADNKLINIKWYNNYEKQLTSPNSHKSVNIPKDQYLLNDERNRINFDDSFFAVDMKVPERNNKLEKPHDVETAVDHDDYLNQGEEDLIAAATFQIPLIRTFKASSRRL, encoded by the exons ATGTTATCCAGAGTGCTTATA GTGTTTCTTATTGCCTATGTGGCTATACTAGAGGGTTCTCCGCCTGTGGCGGCTTCTGAGCGCGGCAAAAGTTCTGACTTGGTCAATCATGAGGAATTGCAGTCTCAAATTATAACCATTGAACGTTTAGAGGCTCTTTTGAGGAAAGCAGGTGAAATTTTCAAACCCCATCTCGGTGCTGCACACTACACAGAGGATTTACCATCAGCGGAAAGTCAACAAGTGGCAGTACCCTTGCAATTTTTGCAGCCACCAAATCAGCCGTACAATTTCTATTTACCCTTATTCGAATATGATGAAAGCACGGATGATCACACCCAGAAGCTGGATGATAAAAATCGTCACATGGAAAAATTTACTCCTCCCCCTAAGCCAAAAGATGGCGCTGTTGCTGATAATTTCTATGATGTCAAGCCCCGAAAATCTCCCAAGAAATTCAATGCTGACAACAAACTTATCAACATTAAATGGTACAATAATTATGAGAAACAATTGACCTCGCCCAACAGTCATAAATCCGTGAATATACCCAAGGATCAATATTTACTAAACGATGAACGCAATCGTATTAATTTTGATGATTCCTTTTTCGCGGTGGATATGAAAGTGCCGGAAAGAAATAATAAATTGGAAAAACCCCATGACGTCGAAACAGCAGTTGATCACGATGATTATCTAAATCAGGGTGAAGAAGATCTAATAGCCGCCGCCACATTTCAAATTCCATTGATACGAACATTTAAAGCTTCATCAAGGAGATTGTAG